The genomic window TTACAATGTGCAAAGTGCTTCGGCATCTGTTACAGAAGCCCGAGATAACTTAGGACGTACCACAATTTATTCTCCAGCTGACGGAACCATTTCTGTATTAAACGTAGAATTGGGAGAAAGAGTTTTAGGAACACAGCAAATGGCAGGAACAGAACTTTTGCGTGTGGCTAACTTGAATAATATGGAGGTTGAAGTTGATGTGAATGAAAATGACATTGTAAAAATTAAAATAGGAGACGAAGCAAATGTTGAAGTTGATGCCTATTTAAAAAAGAAATTTAAAGGAGTTGTAACTAGTATTTCGAATTCTGCAAGCACTACATTAACTTCAGATCAGGTGACAAATTTTAAAGTTAAAGTTCGTATTTTAAAAGATTCTTACCAAGATTTATTAGAAGGAAAACCAAGCACATATTCTCCTTTTAGACCTGGAATGACTGCTACAGTTGATATTATTACGACAACAAAAACAAATGTTTTGGCCGTGCCAATTAGTTCTGTGGTAGTGAAATCGGATACTACGGCTGTAAAAGATTTTACGGTTGAAGATCCAAATGAAGATAAAAAGGCAGCTCCAAAAAGCGATAAAAAATTCGAATGTGTTTTTGTGAAAGTTGGAGATAAAGCTAAAATTAGAATCATTAAAACTGGAATTCAGGACGATACTAATATCGAAGTAATGTCTGGACTGAAACCTGGTGATGTTGTAATTACAGGCCCATATACAACAGTTTCTAAAGAACTAAACTCTGGAGATAAGGTAAAACTTAAAAAAGCTGAAGCTCCAAAGAAATAAAAAATATTTAAGCATATTGTCATCCTGAGCGGAGTCGAAGGCTTTAAAGCAAGAAAGACTTCGACTCCGCTCAGCCTGACATCAAATCATTAATTTTAAAATTTAATACTTTGTCTTTTATTCTCAATATCGAAACGGCTACTAAAAATTGTTCTGTATCTATAGCTAAAGATGGTCAGACCATTGTTTGCAGCGAATTGGCAGATGAAGGGTATTCACACGCCGAAAAACTTCATGTTTTTATTGAAGAAGTAATCGAAAAAGCGGGAATATCAGCGCAGGATTTAAAAGCTGTTGCTGTTAGTCAAGGGCCAGGATCTTATACAGGTTTAAGAATTGGTGTTTCTGCAGCAAAAGGTTTATGCTATGCTTTAAATATTCCGCTGATTGCCGTTGATACGATGCAAACTTTAGCATCACAAGCAGGAGTTACAGACGGAAAGATTATACCAATGTTAGATGCTCGCCGAATGGAAGTTTATAGCGCCATTTTTAATTATGATTTGACACTGGAAAGAGAGATTAAAGCCGAAATCATTGACGAAAACTCATTTCAGGAATATACAGATAAACTTTACTTTGTTGGCGATTGTGCTGAGAAATGTAAAACGGTTTTGACTAAAGACAACTTTGAGTTTTTAGAAAACATAAAATATCCTTCTGCGCAAGCGATGAGTAAAATCAGTTTTGATAAGTATCAAATAAGCGACACTGTAGATGTCGCTTATTTTGAACCTTATTATTTAAAAGATTTTATGATTGCTCCTCCAAAGAAACAATAATTATTTCTGAATAGTATACGGTTGAACTGAAATTCCAGCTTCATCTAAAGCTATTTTGCAATTCTCTAAAGTTTCAGAGAAAACAGCTCCATAATTAGCATTTTTTGCCCAAGGACGAACAGCAAAATCAATAGAACTTGCTGACAGATTTTTTACAAAAACTTCTGGGGCAGGTTTTTTCAATACCTTAGGGTTTTTGTTCAAAACATCTAAAAGAATTTCTTTGGCTTTTTTAATGTCTGAATCGTAAGAAATAGCAAAAGTCAAATCGGCTCTTCTCTCTCCTTGCATTGAGTAATTGATGATATTTCCATTAGACAAAGAACCATTTGGAACAAATACAGTCTGATTATTTGCCGTAAGCATTTTGGTTACAAAAATCTGAATTTCAAGAACTGTTGCGACAACACCTTGTGCTTCTATTGTGTCTCCTACTTTAAATGGCTTGAAAACAATGATTAGCATTCCGCCAGCAAAGTTAGAAAGCGATCCTTGTAATGATAAACCAACCGCAAGACCCATTGCTCCTAAAATAGCAACGAAAGAAGAAGTTTCTATTCCTAATTTAGAAATAAAGGTTACAAATAACAATATTCGCAACGCCCACAATAAAATGTCGGATAAGAATTTGGTTAATGTAGGATCAAGATTTCGCTGAATCATTATTTTTCTAATAATTCGATTAATCAATCTGATGGCATACAAACCAACAAATAAGATTAAAAATGCGGAAATCAGTTTTGGCGAGTAATCAACTAAGATGTCAATAAAACGACTAATGTATTTACTGACTTGTTCTGGACTAAGATTCATGATTTTAAAATAAAAAACCTTCTCAAATGAGAAGGTATATTAATAATGCAAATATAAAAATATTTGCATTATCCTAAAAATGCTTTTATGCTTTCTCAGTGTCGTCGTCGGCTAATTCTTCTACTTCGGCAACAGTTTTTTCGCCTGAATCGACAACGGTTTCAGAAATAGTTTTTGGGGCTTCAGAAGCCAGAGAAGCTGTTTTTTCTTTAACAGAATCTACAACATCATTTATTGCTTCAGATGCTTTATCTGCATATTCGCTTACAGTTTCTTTTGCTTTTTCAGCATATTCTGAAGCACGGTCAATAATAGGTTCTGAAACTTCTTTTACTTTTTCGATTGTTTCTTCAGCAAAAGCTTCAGCTTTCTCAATATACGGAGCGGCAGCTTCTTTTGCTTGTTCAAAAGTCTCTTCGGCATTATTTGCCAATTCAGTTACAGACTCTTTGGTTGAGCCAAACAAATTTTTAAAAAATGAAGATATTCCCATGGTTTTTAATTAATTGGTTAAGGATACAATATTAATTAATTTTATAGAATTACTTGTGTTTTTAATGCTAAATAATTGAAAATTAGTAATTAATAATAAAAAAAGCGTCTCGATGAGACGCTTTGTATAATAGTTTTGTAGAATTATGCATTTGATGCTTCTACTTTTATCGCATCATCATTCAGCATGCTTTTTAGCATATTTTCGATACCGCTTTTTAAGGTAAAGGTAGAAGAAGGACATCCACTGCAAGCACCTTGCAATAATACTTTTACTGTTTTGTCATCTTCATTATAAGATTCGAAAGCAATGTTTCCTCCATCGGCAGCTACCGCTGGTTTTACATATTCTTCTAAGATGTTAATGATTTGCTGAGAAGTCACATCCAATTTATCAAAAGCCTCATCTTTTGTAGCTTCAGTTTTGGCTTTAGTTTCAATTAAACTTTCATCTAAAACAGTTCCTCCGTTTTCTATAAATTGTTTAATGAAAGTTCTTAATTCTAGAGTGATTTCGTCCCAATTATTGATTTCATATTTTGTTACTGAAATATAATTTTCATCAATAAAAATTTCTTTCACATAAGGAAATTTGAATAATTCCTGAGCTAAAGGCGAAGAAGCAGTCTGATCGATATTTTTATATTCTACAGCATTACGAGTAAGCATTCTGCTTACAACAAATTTCAATGCAGATGGGTTTGGAGTTGTTTCTCCGTATACCGTAATAGGTTGTTTTTTTGGTTTTGTTTCATCAATTTTAATGATAACGCCACCTTTGTCAACAAAAGCACTGATTTGTTCCGCCACGGCATCTTTTACATCATCCCAATCAACGATGCTATATCTTTCGATAGCGATAAAATTTCCTGAAATATAAACTGTTTTAACAAATGGCAGATAGAATAATTGCTGTGCTAGAGGAGAAGCTCCTGCTTCATCGATATTTTTGAACTCAAAGTTTTGATTCTGAGTAATGAAATCCTCAAACTCAAACTTTAAAATAGTTGGATTTTGAGTCTCTTTTATAGTGATTTTAGTCATGGTAATATATTTTTCGCAAATTTACTAAAGTTATTTTCTACTAATGGCTATATTTGATTTTTTAATGAAATAATTAAGACTCTTTTCAAATAAATCGTGTTAAATTGCAAGAGTAAAAATTATATTGAAACAATATTGTCTTTATGAAATTAAAAATCAAGGTTTTATTAATTTTTCTCATTACTGCTTTTTACTCTTATTCTCAGGAGGGAATACCTGTTTATTCTGATTATTTGTCTGATAATTATTACTTAATTCACCCTTCAATGGCGGGTGCGGCCAACTGTGCTAAAATAAGATTAACAGCCAGAAAACAATGGTTTGGAGAAGAAGAAGCTCCATCCCTGCAGACTTTAAGTTTTAACGGAAGAGTCGGAGAACGTTCTGGAGCTGGTATAATTCTTTTTAATGATAAAAACGGATATCATTCTCAAAAAGGTGTGAAACTAACATATGCACATCATATTATGTTTTCGAGAGATGAACTGGATTTAAATCAGTTGTCTTTTGGTGTTA from Flavobacterium sp. KACC 22763 includes these protein-coding regions:
- the tsaB gene encoding tRNA (adenosine(37)-N6)-threonylcarbamoyltransferase complex dimerization subunit type 1 TsaB, with the protein product MSFILNIETATKNCSVSIAKDGQTIVCSELADEGYSHAEKLHVFIEEVIEKAGISAQDLKAVAVSQGPGSYTGLRIGVSAAKGLCYALNIPLIAVDTMQTLASQAGVTDGKIIPMLDARRMEVYSAIFNYDLTLEREIKAEIIDENSFQEYTDKLYFVGDCAEKCKTVLTKDNFEFLENIKYPSAQAMSKISFDKYQISDTVDVAYFEPYYLKDFMIAPPKKQ
- a CDS encoding efflux RND transporter periplasmic adaptor subunit; protein product: MQKKTVYSLLGAAVVIIVALVGLSKAGLIGNKDEGKEVETAKVTASTIVETVSATGKIQPEIEVKIASMVSGEIIALNVKEGQVVKKGDLLVKINPDLYTSGLDRSVANLAGTKASLTQSDASFKEAKANYERNKILYDKGVISKSDWDKAISTFEVAKATKQSAYYNVQSASASVTEARDNLGRTTIYSPADGTISVLNVELGERVLGTQQMAGTELLRVANLNNMEVEVDVNENDIVKIKIGDEANVEVDAYLKKKFKGVVTSISNSASTTLTSDQVTNFKVKVRILKDSYQDLLEGKPSTYSPFRPGMTATVDIITTTKTNVLAVPISSVVVKSDTTAVKDFTVEDPNEDKKAAPKSDKKFECVFVKVGDKAKIRIIKTGIQDDTNIEVMSGLKPGDVVITGPYTTVSKELNSGDKVKLKKAEAPKK
- a CDS encoding mechanosensitive ion channel family protein; this encodes MNLSPEQVSKYISRFIDILVDYSPKLISAFLILFVGLYAIRLINRIIRKIMIQRNLDPTLTKFLSDILLWALRILLFVTFISKLGIETSSFVAILGAMGLAVGLSLQGSLSNFAGGMLIIVFKPFKVGDTIEAQGVVATVLEIQIFVTKMLTANNQTVFVPNGSLSNGNIINYSMQGERRADLTFAISYDSDIKKAKEILLDVLNKNPKVLKKPAPEVFVKNLSASSIDFAVRPWAKNANYGAVFSETLENCKIALDEAGISVQPYTIQK
- a CDS encoding NifU family protein, which translates into the protein MTKITIKETQNPTILKFEFEDFITQNQNFEFKNIDEAGASPLAQQLFYLPFVKTVYISGNFIAIERYSIVDWDDVKDAVAEQISAFVDKGGVIIKIDETKPKKQPITVYGETTPNPSALKFVVSRMLTRNAVEYKNIDQTASSPLAQELFKFPYVKEIFIDENYISVTKYEINNWDEITLELRTFIKQFIENGGTVLDESLIETKAKTEATKDEAFDKLDVTSQQIINILEEYVKPAVAADGGNIAFESYNEDDKTVKVLLQGACSGCPSSTFTLKSGIENMLKSMLNDDAIKVEASNA
- a CDS encoding YtxH domain-containing protein: MGISSFFKNLFGSTKESVTELANNAEETFEQAKEAAAPYIEKAEAFAEETIEKVKEVSEPIIDRASEYAEKAKETVSEYADKASEAINDVVDSVKEKTASLASEAPKTISETVVDSGEKTVAEVEELADDDTEKA